The genomic DNA TTGCTCTCTACATAGCTAATGTGCATTACTTCAACGTTACAATATGCCTTGTCCAAATCTGGCAATCTGATTGGCCAAATTAAAGCCCGGGTTTATATTCTGAACAAGAAGACTTGAGCCCTGCATGGTGaataaaaatagcgccaatggcacttgatcacaactggcacattgtgaaactactctatctctgggtacacctgtacatgaaatactgaatgggtaggtgctgcgggtttggagtttgtcagtaaatgcacacagaaaacaaagtcccgaagtagcgaattccagccattttcaaaccacactgtttgtcagtggggtaagcaatattcgcaaaaaatcacatttccaggctaatagactatgttttacgaaatcacacgtccttattacaaaataaaaagatctttgtctttaaatcaatgcgccagtaaacaggtccagcagctagttatgtcatcaagtctgtaatgttaagggtcataacaaatgtgagaaatctaaaacattaaatatgttgttttttatcaattttattaccaaaagcgcatgaaaatctctgatactttgaatcagccatcctgcatatttgtaacattcatcaaaacctcatttctgttccacaactcattaaatagtccacaatgcaggattggtgtacattccaaaactacatatatgaaagacccctaaaatcaattacttaaagggggttagaaatttcccaaaactatcaaaGCGCTGCtctgtttggctccatttttcggaatcggaaccttggaattagtctgaatatctctaccaaatatcaatgcagtctgttcagcagtaatgacctatggtcattatgttaaaaaataccgccaatggcgcttggacataatgaccgcctagtattatcggcatttatcaacaaccacactcactgtgaattagacagaccacgaagtcaatgagcaacatatagctgaaagactatttttcacattgcgattttaagctcattttcatgagaaaagagacatgtatatgtatatggagaaaaagcagaagacatatttgtaaattgtttgttaagtgacaatcatatatgcatctcttgaaattttgtggttataaggtataacagtagtgtaagaataatgaggtatgaataagttagtaaagctaagttgacagtaattaagattacaaaattatacactaagctggggaaatctgattgaaataaatgttgaaaagtagcaaagtcatggtcatcttttgtctaataccttgtgtaagttcatgaactttacataaatcttgctatagatttgttgctaatgggcaataatgcaatgttgacatgacaagtttaaattgtaatatacttctatttaaaggagagaaacttctcaaataatttttttccctgtaatttgctgtgagaacacatggacaaatactcaggactctatgctggtgctaccttgataactaacctacaacttgtaacatcattgtctaacctgttcaccccaatttcctgtagacaggtctctccattgataacaatgggtttgggccataccattgtagtgaaagactgtaacatgtgacgttgtggatacttaatctctggaatgtcaaagtctgcatattgactcaaggatgtttacttaacaaatgcctagggtcatctcaaaagtgagaatctaaactatgaaatatgttttttttaatgcttttgatgcccaaaagaccatagaaatctcttatacttcgaatcagccatcctgcatatttctaacattcatcaaaacctcatttctgttcaacaactcataaaacagtccacaatgcaggattggtgtacattccaaaactacatatatgaaagacccctaaaatcaattagataaaaaggggggttagaaatttcccaaaactatctaaccggcgctccgtttggctccatttttccgacttggaaccttggaaccagtctatgtatcggtatcaaatatcaacgcagtccgttcagcagtttttgactttttgttgtttacggaaatggacgacatcaaacaccggttgaaaccacctctatatcacaacttccagttgtgataattaAAAAACTGTGCTTTGTATTTCAAGATACTGTTGAGAAAGAAATGTAGttgttttcttgaacaaaaatgactgaaatataATCAAAAGTTGCTGCTATTTTCCCTCTCAGTGCACTGCGAGATCACTAACACATACCTTTACAATTGATTCCACTGTTTTCTTTGTTAAACCATGAACTCTTTGCAAGTCTTCCACCTGTGTGCAGTGTTAATACATGAGTGAAAACATTAAATACATGGaatttttcacttcaaaatcatcacaaaatggTCAGACATTATGTATGTCTTCTGACTGAGACAATTCTTTGACATTTTTATGATTGCAAACCGAAATTGGTTGGATCAAACAGCCATGCACATCACAGATGGGGACAGAAAGATTTGCAGTATTACTGAGATTGAGGTTGCAGTTGACTGAGATACAAAGCTGCCTTTTATAGTTCAAGCAATATCATATACAATGTTGGAATGAGCTGAAAGATGGGAGCTTAATCCTACTCAGTGATCTATCTTTCTGGTCACCTGAAGGAAAAGCAATggaattatcatcatcatgttCTCATTCATTGTCAATGGATCACACAGACTACAAAAACCACCACTCACGTAAAAACTCTACTACCAAACAATGCAAACAACATCCAACACTGATAAATTCTCTGATTTCATACTCACCTTGGAAAATGTTCCATGTGTTTCCCTCCACCCATGGATGAGGTTTGCCCTCTTTTCTCCGATGCTTTGTAATGACTTCAGCTGTTTGACTGTGCCAGTGTTCAGGATGTGAAGAATCTCAGAATCTGTGAATAATTATGCGTTTGAAGGTAcacaaatgtttatatttattgGATTCTAATTCTTTGCTGGGACAGTTGATTTCACATTGGCTGTACCTTACAAAAATGACACACTTCATGACAATCTTgttatgaacatttttgaaaagaGTTAAAATGTACAGCTAGTATGGACATTCTTGAAAAGAGTTGAAGTCAAAAAGCAGTTGTGTTAAAGTACCCTGTAATGATTTACATGGACAAACTTACTGTGTTTGTCTTGCAGTTCACGATTCAACTTGACTGCCCAACCTTTCTGTTGTCCAGGATCTGTCACATTCTCCTTACCGTGCTGCAGACAATGTCAGCAATGAACCACAATGAAAGATGAAGAAAGGacacaaataaaaaattcagtgGGGTGGGTTTCCTTGACAAATTGCATCAATACCAAAATACAAATGAAGCTGACCAAGAAATTACCCTGTTTTACAGACTGTTTGAAATCTATAATCATCGTCTTGTTATGTACCCATCCAATTCTCCACCAGGGGAGTGCAGGCTTAACAGGGGAATTTGACATTTCTTTCAAAGCCTTGTCtaatccccccccccacccccccgcAACAAAAGTATGTTGAATACCCAATGTTGGGGGAAAATAGAGAcgacatatcaataatttaGGACTTGATATCAGTCCAAAATCTACACTCAGTGCACAAAGCCAGTCTTCCTCTGTGTTGCCATCATACAAACATGTGACATGATAATAGTCATGCCAGCCATAATTCACGACCTATGTTTCAATTTCATTATCCTTACAACACATTTGGCAAACTATGAATGATGCTCTTCTGccccatttttttcaaattatcccTGCCGGATGTATAGGGGCAATCAAATTCCCCTGTCCTGAGATACAATTTGCGAACACCCTCTCCCCCATGATGATAGGTGCAGTACAGACACCTTATTCTGAAGACATGGTTTGGTTTTTTGCTCACTAACAGATGCTTATTTTTAATGTTAAGTGTACTATGTATTGTTGTTTCATGAAGTAATGCAACTGCACAAACCTGGCTGTCTGTGTGGACAATCTTCACAAATTGTAGGTCAGGTGACTGTGTGTTGACATTTTGTAAGGCCTTCTTTGTCTTCACAGGTTGCCCTAAGAGATAATGGTTATATTGTGATGTGTCACTCCTGTGATACaaattaaagtggcactcccatttggtaacatttttaaagcacatttttttaatgccaacggtcaatatttgacgtggtgactgcacgcggatcgcgagatatcgataaaaacatgtcttcaaaaaagtaaaagtttgaattctggTGGCCCActtaaattcagcttccgaacatcgaacgttcggcactggggccattgccaactaagctatggagtacgagtctacgctaacgctgctgtacgccacagtactaCCCgcatcggtgatcggtcatgccccgtgggagaaagctgagtcttactgacttggcgtaaaaacaaaaaacagtttttgctgattccaccagagtTCGCATAGGTGATTAGCACAATTACGTGCGCTTGATACATAGTGGcagccgcgtggtatgcatagacgcataccacgcgtgcggcgtactgtgtggcagacgacaaaatgtagtcatcggaggcggcttatatttgacatgtaaaaactaatgtttatgtggtattggtttaaAATATGAtgcaactgatttagaataatgaaaactacaaaaaactaaggataagttttcaaaaacttacctgaggtaaaggcataatgctgtatataaagtctttgcagtgggaagtaaatttaTTGTGTCGTTCggacttattgtagactccctagaatatcgtcaattagcagaacaacaaaccttcgggggatttccgGTCAAAATCaggaacgatcgtaaaacttcgggatgtgaaaaatacgctcgggaaatgacatgtttttatctatatctcgcgatccgcgcgctgttgccacatcaaatatcgaccgttggcattgaaaaaatatgtttttaaaatgttactaagtgggagtgcctctttaatattgTACAGCTACATCATAACATGTGCCACACTGTCGTAGTGTGGTTTTGTACATTCATTGATGTTAAGGTCGTACAcatcttgaaagtgaaagacttaaatttctgctcaaactttctccaaagcattctcttaccaaatcaaggcTGAAAATTAGGGGctaccatgcaaagtttggtacaacagaaacttgcacatatttgaaattcaaaatggcttttATCCCTGTGTTCACTCTACGGGAAAACATAACTGTTGATAAACTaagacctcattaaatatgcaaataagcatatAATTATCATGTCACAAACTTTAAACTTCTTGCATAACTAGGCATTTGTATGACCAACATATCCCAGAGGTTAGAGGAAACTTGATGCGTTAAATTTCaatgtatgatataatatacaaaaatttatcaaatatgcaaGTGAACTTCAAATGTGAACGCCAAACTCACCAAACTTTTATTGTAGTTAGACTCTAGAGTTAGGACTTGAACATCTGTCTACAGACATAAGAACGGATGGATTGACAGAAATAACACACGCAGAAATTGTGGCGACATTGGACACTGTTTGAGCCTCTGGCCGATGGTATTCAAAAATACCATGGAGAGCATGTAGAGAGTGAACAAACTTACCTGATCCATCAGCACTGTTTGACTTGTCAACTAACTTGGCAGCACTCTTCTTTTTCACCAAgggtattttctgaaataagCAATCACTTGTGCTGTTTTGTTCATTCTGCAGTTCAGATAGTCTCTGCTCTTTCAGCTTTTGGTTCTGTTCCTGCAGCAGCTTCAGTTGCTGTCGGCTCTCTTCGAGCTGTCTAAGCAAGTCTTCCTGCTCTGTTTGTTCTGGTATTCTTTCCTCCACTGGCGGTCTCATCTGGCTCAGGATGCTCTGCTCAAGAATCTCCAGTCTGGTGACCACGCTTTCAGCAAAGTTGGCCTGCCTTCTGAGGAATGGGCTGTCCAGGAACAGagttcatgaaaataaatatgtttCACCTGACAAATCAACATTTCATCCGTATTTTCCCTTCACACAGATTTGATCATAACAGGTACAGTAACCATAGCTTGTTTCAATTCTTAATTCATAATGACAACATATCAGTCCACAGTGCCCTTATCAGTGATGTTTATCCCTATTTTCTCTCATGTACTATAAtgtcatttaaaataaaaattttatggTGCTTTTCTATGGTCTTACAACTGTAGTATCTTTTAAGAGTCCCAACAAACTGTTGAGAAAATAAGAGATCATAAGGAGAGATATATTCAAGCTTTTCAAATCTCACATTTAGTTGCATTACCTGGTTAGCGATTCTGTTGATTTAAAATCTATTAGATAGGCTAAAGAACAACAAAATGGTAAAATGAAATCTAGTGAATATGAATGCATTTATAGAATACCTAAGGAAAGGCTGCAAGGAATTCTTTGGCTTGGCTGAGTCCTTTCTGACAGTCACAAATGGAGTATTAGTCAGTAACATATCTGGAGTTCTTCGTGGTATCTTTGGTggtgttttcaatgtgtaaCTCTCTTCAGATGATTTTCTTTTTGAGGCTCTTTTGGGTTTTTCTGTGGATTCTCTGGTGAATGGTTTGTTGATGATGTGTCTGGACTTGGCTGCAAAGTTCAGTGTACTGTAGGTGTCACTGTAGTGTTTCTCTTCTGGAGCTATGTTGGTTATCATGCAGGCGTGTGCAGTGCCTCCCAGTGAATCCTATCAACAGAGAATGGAGAGAGATACAAACTTGTTTGAGGTCACAATATCCTCGGTGTGGTGCAGTGACTGCGCTTTATCAGaacctttttttgaca from Ptychodera flava strain L36383 chromosome 12, AS_Pfla_20210202, whole genome shotgun sequence includes the following:
- the LOC139145354 gene encoding kinesin-like protein KIF22 isoform X1 — protein: MIIRPVCKFFAGKTFTMIGCASDVGIIPRSVNKLLSIINAEQSSTDEWNYTVNFSYLEIYQEKVYDLLEPKNHDLLIREDRERNIFIPGLAEKEITSFEQFQKLFIPASHKRTTASTKLNSRSSRSHAILLLKIVRVQQVAPFKKLTGKLFLIDLAGSEDNRRTGNHGIRLKESGAINVSLFSLGQVVDALNQGLPRIPYRDSKLTRLLQDSLGGTAHACMITNIAPEEKHYSDTYSTLNFAAKSRHIINKPFTRESTEKPKRASKRKSSEESYTLKTPPKIPRRTPDMLLTNTPFVTVRKDSAKPKNSLQPFLSPFLRRQANFAESVVTRLEILEQSILSQMRPPVEERIPEQTEQEDLLRQLEESRQQLKLLQEQNQKLKEQRLSELQNEQNSTSDCLFQKIPLVKKKSAAKLVDKSNSADGSGQPVKTKKALQNVNTQSPDLQFVKIVHTDSQGKENVTDPGQQKGWAVKLNRELQDKHNSEILHILNTGTVKQLKSLQSIGEKRANLIHGWRETHGTFSKVEDLQRVHGLTKKTVESIVKNNLLSKLMFQ
- the LOC139145354 gene encoding kinesin-like protein KIF22 isoform X2: MIGCASDVGIIPRSVNKLLSIINAEQSSTDEWNYTVNFSYLEIYQEKVYDLLEPKNHDLLIREDRERNIFIPGLAEKEITSFEQFQKLFIPASHKRTTASTKLNSRSSRSHAILLLKIVRVQQVAPFKKLTGKLFLIDLAGSEDNRRTGNHGIRLKESGAINVSLFSLGQVVDALNQGLPRIPYRDSKLTRLLQDSLGGTAHACMITNIAPEEKHYSDTYSTLNFAAKSRHIINKPFTRESTEKPKRASKRKSSEESYTLKTPPKIPRRTPDMLLTNTPFVTVRKDSAKPKNSLQPFLSPFLRRQANFAESVVTRLEILEQSILSQMRPPVEERIPEQTEQEDLLRQLEESRQQLKLLQEQNQKLKEQRLSELQNEQNSTSDCLFQKIPLVKKKSAAKLVDKSNSADGSGQPVKTKKALQNVNTQSPDLQFVKIVHTDSQHGKENVTDPGQQKGWAVKLNRELQDKHNSEILHILNTGTVKQLKSLQSIGEKRANLIHGWRETHGTFSKVEDLQRVHGLTKKTVESIVKNNLLSKLMFQ
- the LOC139145354 gene encoding kinesin-like protein KIF22 isoform X3, whose translation is MSKKAGCRVRVVVRLRPVLDEKERCKEPCVRGIDEKHLEIFNWRNDQETIKYNFDAFYSERSSQEDIYQDSVEPLLKHTLNGQNASVFAYGPTFAGKTFTMIGCASDVGIIPRSVNKLLSIINAEQSSTDEWNYTVNFSYLEIYQEKVYDLLEPKNHDLLIREDRERNIFIPGLAEKEITSFEQFQKLFIPASHKRTTASTKLNSRSSRSHAILLLKIVRVQQVAPFKKLTGKLFLIDLAGSEDNRRTGNHGIRLKESGAINVSLFSLGQVVDALNQGLPRIPYRDSKLTRLLQDSLGGTAHACMITNIAPEEKHYSDTYSTLNFAAKSRHIINKPFTRESTEKPKRASKRKSSEESYTLKTPPKIPRRTPDMLLTNTPFVTVRKDSAKPKNSLQPFLSPFLRRQANFAESVVTRLEILEQSILSQMRPPVEERIPEQTEQEDLLRQLEESRQQLKLLQEQNQKLKEQRLSELQNEQNSTSDCLFQKIPLVKKKSAAKLVDKSNSADGSGQPVKTKKALQNVNTQSPDLQFVKIVHTDSQHGKENVTDPGQQKGWAVKLNRELQDKHNSEILHILNTGTVKQLKSLQSIGEKRANLIHGWRETHGTFSKVEDLQRVHGLTKKTVESIVKNNLLSKLMFQ